In Chaetodon trifascialis isolate fChaTrf1 chromosome 6, fChaTrf1.hap1, whole genome shotgun sequence, one DNA window encodes the following:
- the dock5 gene encoding dedicator of cytokinesis protein 5 isoform X1, which translates to MTRWIPTKKEKYGVAIYNYDPSGEPELCLQVGDTVHILEKLEGWYRGYTLRKKSQKGIFPASYIHLKEATVEGIGQQEIVIPADLPLVQELGATLREWAQIWHKLFVANKTTLFRSVQQMAYSLIEYRSQIVSGTLPKDDLVELKKKVTAKIDYGNRILGLDLVVRDEAGNTLDPDWTSTVSLFRAHETASRSVDDRIQEEKTRLQNLEMRRQTLFSTVHTYSLLMNLKNFVCNIGEDAELLMSLYDPDQSEFISENFLVRWDSMGMPKEIEKLNNLPALFTDLSSSDLMRQRLFLVCQIIRVGSMELKEGKKHTGGLRRPFGVAVMDVTDVAHGKTDDEDKQHFIPFQQIAMETYIRQRQLIMSPLIPSRVIGENEPLTAVFNKVIATREVNHKGQGLFVTLKLLPGDLAQVRKDYPHFVDRSTAIVRKMGFPEIILPGNVRNDIYVTLLQGEFDRGKKKTPKNVEVILSVHDDEGNPMEKAIFPGAGYDGITEYKSVIYYQVKQPCWNETVKVTIPIEDVCRCHLRVMFRHRSSQDSRDKSEKPFGMAFVRLMRGDGTTLKDGRHELIVYKVDVKKAEDAKVYLTLPATWAEVEEKEKQTGKQFHHSGAIPVTKDSFQIATLTCSTKLTQNVDLLGLLNWRSNPEALDQNLQRLMEVEGGEIVKFLQDTLDALFNIMMETSEKDTYDTLVFNALVFVITLIGDIKFQHFNPVLETYINKHFSATLAYMKLTRVLNYYVGHAEEPVLTERLYAALKALKYLFRFIVQSRVLYLRFYGNSEDGDAFFNSIRTLFLSFNTLMDRPLDEGVKIKGAILKYLPSIINDIQTVFDPVELSVLLAKFIESIPDSQLVRQKLGCMCKMVESDLFRQPDCRDVLLPLVTDQLSGQLDDHSSKPDHEACVQLLSTVLDNLDRKDVGPTRGHVQLIMERLLRRVNRTVISMDRSSPLIGHYLACMTAVLKQMDDMHYAHYISTFKTRQDIIDFLMETFIMFKDLMGNVFPADWMIMNLVQMQVFLRAIGQYSDVLNMYFLDQAHFELQLWNNYFHLTVAFLTHPTLQLESFSQEKRNKILNKYGDMRKTIGFKIRDMWYNLGPHKMKFIPAMVGPILEVTLVPEPELRKATIPIFFDMMQCEHNFSPGRTFETFENELITKLDQEVEGGRGDEQYKVLLEKTLLEHCRRHRYLSVSGEELALLLSSLLENLLAYRTITHDESPEHRMSCTVNVLNFYKEKKREDIYIRYLYKLRDLHLDCENYTEAAYTLLLHAELLEWSDKHCAPHLIPRDGEHVWTQQELKERLFQEIICYLDKGKMWEKAIELGKQLAKMHESHMFDFMELSQLLKKQAKFYENIMHAMRPQPEYFAVGYYGLGFPSFLRNKVFIYRGKEYEWLEDFSLKLLSQFPNAVRMTSTAPPGDNISNSPGQYIQCFTVKPVLTVPHQFKDKGVPEQILNYYRTNEVDQFQYSRPFRKGEKDPDNEFATMWIERTTYITAYHFPGILKWFEVKSVSVEEISPLENAIETMEMANEKLSNLVQQQACDRSLSINPLSMMLSGIVDPAVMGGFSNYEKAFFTDAYIQEHPEDHERIEVLKHLIALQIPLLADGIRIHGEKTTEQLKPLHNRLVTCFQDLREKVEKHYGVITLPSSLTERKKSRVGSVVMPYILSSTLRRMSTVSTLSNASSGLSSGSASSDGPSCVSSHDSSLLSRPGDRRASVLSRLEEDNRIARKNRKEWSVSKSQVLLERQSDADETPPEKQQRPKSLQLGDRRLTLSLFQGVSSQLSLSNPLSPLPASPHTPHTPHTPRSSSYSSLLSDSDVNTNDTPGTPPPMPPKKHPHEIDTPGLSSEFTPPLPVKIESKPPPPPPKTRKSMFPSYEHTPH; encoded by the exons ATGACCCGCTGGATCCCGACCAAGAAAGAGAAGTACGGAGTGG CAATCTACAATTATGATCCCAGCGGCGAGCCGGagctgtgtctgcaggtgggCGACACGGTGCACATACTTGAGAAATTGGAAG GCTGGTACAGAGGCTACACGCTACGCAAGAAATCGCAGAAG GGCATTTTCCCGGCGTCCTACATCCACTTAAAGGAGGCGACAGTTGAGGGAATAGG CCAGCAGGAAATAGTGATTCCAGCAGATCTGCCTCTGGTGCAGGAGCTCGGGGCCACTCTGAGGGAATGGGCGCAGATATGGCACAAGCTCTTCGTG GCGAACAAAACAACGCTGTTCAGGAGCGTTCAGCAGATGGCCTACAGCCTCATCGAATATCGATCTCAGATAGTGTCTGGAACGCTGCCAAAGGACGACCTTGTGGAGCTCAAAAAGAAAGTCACAGCAAAGATAGATTATGGAAACCG GATTCTGGGGCTGGACCTGGTGGTGCGAGACGAGGCAGGAAACACGCTGGATCCCGACTGGACCAGCACGGTCAGTCTGTTCCGGGCACACGAGACCGCTTCCCGCAGTGTCGATGACAGGATACAAGAGGAGAAG ACGCGGCTCCAAAACCTGGAGATGAGGCGTCAGACCCTGTTCAGCACGGTGCACACCTACAGTCTGCTCATGAACCTGAAGAACTTCGTGTGCAACATTGGAGAAGACGCAGAGCTGCTCATGTCTCTGTATGACCCCGACCAGTCTGAATTCATCAG TGAGAACTTCCTGGTGCGCTGGGACAGTATGGGGATGCCTAAAGAAATTGAAAAGCTCAACAACCTGCCAGCTCTGTTCACG GACCTGAGCAGCAGCGACTTGATGAGGCAGCGACTCTTCCTGGTGTGTCAGATCATCAGAGTGGGCAGCATGGAGCTCAAAGAGGGGAAGAAACACACCGGAGGCCTGCGGAGGCCGTTCGGTGTAGCCG tgatggACGTTACAGATGTCGCTCATGGCAAGACGGACGACGAGGACAAGCAGCACTTCATCCCCTTTCAGCA GATAGCTATGGAAACCTACATCCGTCAGAGGCAGCTCATCATGTCTCCGCTCATCCCATCTCGAGTCATAGGAGAGAATGAGCCGCTCACCGCTGTCTTCAACAAAGTCATTGCCACACGGGAGGTCAATCACAAAGGCCAGG GGCTGTTTGTGACCCTGAAGCTGCTCCCAGGGGATCTTGCTCAAGTCAGGAAGGACTACCCCCACTTTGTGGACCGCAGCACAGCCATCGTCAGGAAAATGGGCTTTCCAGAAATCATCCTCCCAG GAAACGTAAGGAATGATATTTACGTAACCTTGCTGCAGGGAGAGTTTGACCGTGGTAAGAAGAAGACCCCAAAGAATGTAGAGGTCATACTGAGCGTGCATGACGATGAAGGCAATCCCATGGAG AAAGCGATATTTCCCGGCGCCGGTTATGACGGCATCACGGAGTACAAGTCTGTCATTTACTACCAGGTGAAGCAGCCATGTTGGAATGAAACCGTCAAG GTGACAATTCCCATTGAAGACGTCTGCCGCTGTCACCTGAGGGTGATGTTTCGGCACAGATCCTCTCAAGACT CCAGGGACAAATCGGAGAAGCCCTTTGGTATGGCCTTCGTCCGGCTCATGAGAGGAGATGGAACCACGCTCAAAGACGGCAGACATGAGCTTATCGTCTATAAG GTTGATGTGAAAAAGGCGGAGGATGCAAAGGTTTACCTCACCTTGCCTGCGACCTGggcggaggtggaggagaaggagaagcagacCGGGAAGCAGTTCCACCATTCGGGGGCGATTCCAGTGACTAAAGACAGCTTCCAGATCGCCACGCTCACCTGCTCCACCAAGCTCACTCAGAACG TGGACCTGCTTGGCCTGTTGAACTGGAGGTCTAACCCTGAAGCTCTGGACCAGAATCtgcagaggctgatggaggTCGAGGGAGGGGAGATTGTCAAA TTCCTTCAGGACACTCTGGATGCCCTCTTCAACATCATGATGGAGACCTCAGAGAAGGACACCTACGACACCCTGGTGTTCAACGCCTTG GTTTTTGTAATCACACTTATTGGCGACATCAAATTCCAGCACTTCAACCCCGTCCTGGAAACCTACATCAACAAGCACTTCAGTGCCACTTTGGCTTACAT GAAGTTAACCAGGGTCCTTAACTACTACGTGGGCCACGCCGAGGAGCCGGTCCTGACCGAGAGGCTCTACGCAGCCCTCAAAGCTCTCAAGTACCTGTTCAGGTTTATTGTGCAGTCCCGGGTCCTCTACCTCAG ATTCTATGGAAACAGCGAGGACGGCGACGCTTTCTTCAACTCCATTCGCACCCTTTTCCTGTCGTTCAACACTCTGATGGACAGACCGCTGGATGAGGGGGTGAAGATAAAG GGAGCAATATTGAAATACCTCCCCAGCATCATTAATGACATCCAGACTGTGTTTGATCCCGTGGAGCTCAG CGTGCTGCTGGCGAAGTTCATTGAGAGCATTCCTGACTCGCAGCTCGTGCGTCAGAAGCTGGGCTGCATGTGTAAAATGGTGGAGAGTGACCTTTTCAGGCAGCCAG ATTGTCGGGATGTGCTCCTGCCGCTCGTCACGGATCAGCTGAGCGGGCAGCTGGACGACCACTCCAGCAAACCTGACCACGAGGCCTGCGTCCAGCTGCTCAGCACGGTGCTGGACAACCTGGACCGCAAGGACGTG GGTCCAACCAGAGGCCACGTCCAGCTGATCATGGAGCGGCTCCTTCGCAGGGTCAATCGCACCGTCATCAGCATGGACAGATCGTCCCCTCTCATT GGACACTATCTCGCCTGCATGACGGCCGTCCTGAAGCAGATGGACGACATGCATTACGCCCACTACATCAGCACCTTCAAGACGAGACAGGACATCATT GACTTCCTCATGGAGACGTTCATCATGTTTAAGGACCTCATGGGAAACGTCTTCCCCGCCGACTGGATGATCATGAACCTGGTGCAGATGCAGGTCTTCCTCAGGGCCATCGGCCAGTACTCGGACGTCCTCAACATGTACTTCCTGGACCAGGCGCATTTCGAACTACAG CTGTGGAATAACTACTTTCACTTGACGGTGGCGTTCCTCACCCACCCGACGCTGCAGCTGGAGTCCTTCTCCCAGGAGAAACGAAACAAGATCCTGAACAA ATACGGAGACATGAGGAAGACTATTGGATTTAAGATCAGAGACATGTGGTACAATCTGG GCCCCCACAAAATGAAGTTCATCCCCGCCATGGTGGGGCCCATCCTGGAGGTCACGCTGGTGCCGGAGCCCGAGCTGAGGAAAGCCACCATCCCCATCTTCTTTGATATGATGCAGTGCGAGCACAACTTCAGCCCCGGACGCACGTTCGAAACG TTTGAGAACGAACTGATAACAAAATTGGATCAAGAGGTGGAAGGAGGCCGAGGGGATGAGCAGTACAAAGTCCTGCTGGAGAAAAC cttACTGGAGCACTGCAGACGCCACAGATACCTGTCGGTGTCCGGGGAGGAgctggctctgctgctcagcagcCTGCTGGAGAACCTCCTGGCCTACCGAACCATCACACACGACGAAAGTCCCGAGCACCGCATGAGCTGCACGGTCAACGTGCTG AATttctacaaagaaaaaaagagggaggacaTTTACATCCG GTACCTGTACAAGCTGCGAGATTTGCACCTGGACTGCGAGAACTACACCGAGGCGGCCTacacgctgctgctgcacgCTGAATTACTGGAG TGGTCTGACAAGCACTGCGCACCTCACCTGATACCCAGAGACGGGGAGCACGTCTGGACCCAACAGGAGCTGAAAGAGAGGCTCTTCCAGGAGATCATATGTTACCTGGACAAGGGCAAG ATGTGGGAGAAGGCCATCGAGCTGGGCAAGCAGCTGGCCAAGATGCATGAGAGCCACATGTTTGACTTCATGGAGCTGAGCCAGCTGCTG AAAAAACAGGCCAAGTTCTATGAGAACATCATGCACGCGATGCGGCCTCAGCCCGAGTACTTCGCTGTGGGATACTACGGCCTTGGATTCCCCTCTTTCCTCAGG AACAAGGTGTTCATCTACCGAGGGAAGGAGTACGAGTGGCTGGAGGACTTCAGCCTAAAGCTGCTCTCTCAGTTCCCCAACGCAGTGCGCATGACCAGCACAGCGCCCCCTGGAGACAACATCAGCAACTCGCCCGGACAGT ACATCCAGTGCTTTACTGTTAAGCCTGTTCTCACCGTGCCGCACCAGTTTAAAGACAAGGGGGTTCCAGAGCAGATATTAAA CTATTACAGAACCAATGAAGTGGACCAGTTCCAGTACTCCCGGCCCTTCAGGAAAGGTGAAAAGGACCCAGACAATGAATTCGCA ACCATGTGGATCGAGAGGACGACCTACATCACCGCCTATCACTTCCCAGGGATCCTGAAGTGGTTTGAAGTCAAATCTGTGTCGGTG GAGGAGATCAGTCCTCTGGAGAACGCCATCGAGACCATGGAGATGGCCAATGAAAAGCTGAGTAACCTCGTGCAGCAGCAGGCCTGCGACCGCTCGCTGTCCATCAACCCGCTGTCCATGATGCTCAGCGGCATCGTTGACCCCGCCGTCATGGGCGGCTTCTCCAACTACGAGAAG GCGTTCTTTACAGACGCCTACATCCAAGAGCACCCAGAGGACCATGAGCGCATCGAGGTCCTCAAACACCTCATCGCCCTGCAG ATCCCTCTCTTGGCAGATGGGATTCGCATCCACGGGGAGAAAACGACGGAGCAGTTGAAGCCCTTACACAACCGTCTGGTTACTTGCTTCCAAGACCTTCGGGAGAAAGTGGAGAAGCATTATGGCGTCATAACCTTG CCCTCCTCTCTCACCGAGAGGAAGAAGAGTCGCGTGGGCTCGGTGGTGATGCCCTACATCCTGTCCTCCACCCTGCGTCGCATGTCCACTGTCTCAACCCTCTCCAACGCCTCCTCGGGCCTCTCCAGCGGCTCCGCGTCCTCTGATGGACCCTCCTGCGTCTCGTCCCACGA CAGCTCCTTGCTGTCCCGTCCTGGCGATCGCAGAGCCTCGGTTTTGTCCCGTCTGGAGGAAGACAACAGGATTGCAAGAAAGAACAGGAAGGAGTGGAGTGTGAGCAAATCCCAGGTCCTGCTGGAGAGGCAGTCTGATGCAGATGAG aCTCCtccagagaagcagcagagaccCAAGAGTCTGCAGTTAGGAGACCGCCGGCTGACCCTCTCCCTGTTCCAGGGCGTCTCGTCCCAGCTCAGCCTGTCGAACCCTCTCAGCCCGCTGCCGGCCTCTCCTCACACGCCGCACACGCCGCACACACCACGCAGCTCCA GTTACTCATCGCTtctcagtgacagtgatgtcAATACCAACGACACCCCAGGGACCCCCCCACCCATGCCTCCGAAGAAGCACCCACACGAGATTGACACCCCCGGGCTCTCTTCAGAG TTCACTCCTCCGCTGCCAGTGAAGATCGAGAGCAAGCCTCCTCCGCCGCCTCCGAAGACGCGGAAGTCCATGTTCCCGTCGTACGAGCACACCCCCCACTAA